One window of the Blastocatellia bacterium genome contains the following:
- a CDS encoding glycosyltransferase family 4 protein: protein MKDQILHVSTGAELGGAERVLLDLARSLDRERFRVHVVVPRRGRLAEALEEVGISPLLVSYWGRGHRLGRYSSWREYVSALRSLPHIRRAVIELARFVNEAPVALIHAHGLKAQIFSVALAPLVRARLVWHVHDFLRRRRIWPFFRILSRIVPDVVLVPSHAVANEFSAQPNILVIPNGVDLREFSPASSKRAEGRLRVGMIGALAPWKGQHVFLQAAERVSRVLSEVEFLIVGDEIYDTTGHEGFRRELEREVVRRQLSSRVRFLGFRADVATILRELDLVVHCSLEPEPFGRVLIEAMACGLPVIASRGGATEEIVREGETGLLVPRGEVLPLADAMLALLQDAAWRARLGRAARMWVERTFDLREQTRRVEALYDALLSRGRERARSSRAITSSSRRSRKSS, encoded by the coding sequence GTGAAGGATCAGATTCTCCACGTGAGCACGGGAGCGGAGTTGGGCGGAGCGGAACGCGTCTTATTGGACCTCGCGCGCTCGCTCGATCGGGAGCGATTTCGCGTCCATGTCGTGGTGCCGCGCCGCGGCCGACTCGCGGAGGCATTAGAAGAAGTTGGCATCTCCCCGCTCCTTGTGAGTTATTGGGGGAGGGGGCATCGTCTCGGACGATACAGTTCATGGCGCGAATATGTCAGCGCTCTGCGGTCGCTCCCGCACATCAGAAGGGCAGTGATCGAACTAGCGCGCTTCGTGAATGAGGCGCCAGTCGCATTGATCCACGCGCATGGCCTCAAGGCACAGATATTCAGCGTTGCGCTCGCTCCGCTTGTTCGCGCGCGCTTGGTCTGGCACGTGCACGATTTCCTTCGGCGTCGCCGGATCTGGCCTTTCTTTCGCATCCTCAGCCGGATCGTCCCGGATGTCGTTCTCGTCCCTTCCCACGCTGTCGCCAACGAGTTCTCCGCTCAACCGAACATCTTGGTCATCCCTAACGGCGTTGATCTGCGAGAGTTTTCTCCTGCCTCGTCGAAGCGGGCGGAGGGACGACTCCGCGTAGGGATGATCGGAGCGCTTGCGCCGTGGAAGGGACAGCACGTGTTCCTCCAGGCCGCCGAGCGGGTGAGTCGAGTGCTGTCCGAAGTGGAATTCCTCATTGTTGGGGACGAGATTTACGACACGACGGGGCACGAAGGGTTCCGGAGAGAATTGGAACGCGAAGTCGTCAGGCGGCAGCTCTCCTCACGCGTTCGGTTCCTCGGATTTCGCGCGGATGTCGCAACGATCCTGCGGGAACTAGATCTTGTGGTCCATTGCTCACTAGAGCCGGAGCCTTTCGGGCGCGTCCTCATCGAAGCCATGGCCTGTGGCCTCCCGGTCATCGCGTCGCGCGGGGGGGCAACCGAGGAGATCGTGCGAGAAGGGGAGACGGGCCTTCTCGTCCCGCGGGGAGAGGTCTTGCCTTTAGCCGACGCCATGCTCGCGCTTCTTCAAGATGCGGCGTGGCGCGCGCGCTTGGGACGCGCCGCGCGGATGTGGGTGGAGCGCACCTTCGATCTGCGCGAGCAGACGCGGCGCGTCGAAGCCCTCTATGACGCGCTCCTCTCTCGAGGGCGAGAACGCGCTCGTTCGAGCAGAGCGATCACCTCTTCGTCTCGCAGATCGCGAAAGTCCTCGTAG
- a CDS encoding glycosyltransferase family 4 protein, translated as MRVLLIPDLNVEGWRSMALYADQLRRWLPRVAPDWDFVVARLPVPAWGRMPFFRFPARYLAFPWSVAQASRQREADLHHILDHSYAHVGRWLDRRRTIITVHDLYPWHLLSAGERSPRARARNVVLRWVLAALRESAYVIADSEFTKSELMQWLNYPEDRITVIPLGGDHVSARPMSESEAAELRDHLGIPRGARIVLHVGSCEERKNIPTLLRAFVRLRALVGEELHLVQVGGRFASAHWEMIRRWRIARCVRQFSNLPWETLAMVYQSAALLLFPSTYEGFGLPVLEAMRLGVPVVALAAGAVPEVLGDAGILVRDDDAEALAEAAARVLEDAQMREELVKKARDRARAFTWEQTARRVLDAYRALAESLET; from the coding sequence ATGCGTGTCCTTTTGATCCCCGATCTGAACGTGGAGGGCTGGCGCAGTATGGCGCTATATGCGGATCAACTGCGACGGTGGTTGCCGCGGGTTGCACCGGACTGGGATTTCGTGGTCGCGCGCTTGCCCGTGCCGGCCTGGGGACGCATGCCTTTCTTTCGATTTCCTGCGCGGTATTTGGCCTTCCCCTGGAGCGTCGCGCAAGCCTCACGGCAGAGGGAGGCGGACCTGCATCACATCCTCGATCATTCGTACGCCCATGTGGGCCGATGGCTCGACCGACGACGCACGATCATCACGGTGCACGATCTCTATCCGTGGCATCTCCTGAGCGCAGGAGAGCGAAGCCCGCGCGCTCGTGCTCGAAACGTCGTGTTGCGATGGGTTCTGGCCGCTCTTCGGGAGAGCGCGTATGTGATCGCCGATTCCGAATTCACGAAGAGCGAGCTGATGCAGTGGCTCAACTATCCCGAGGATCGAATCACGGTCATCCCCCTGGGAGGGGATCATGTGAGCGCTCGTCCGATGAGCGAGAGCGAGGCGGCGGAGCTTCGCGATCATCTCGGTATTCCACGCGGCGCGCGCATCGTCCTGCATGTGGGGAGCTGTGAGGAGCGGAAGAACATCCCGACCTTGCTGCGGGCGTTCGTTCGTCTTCGAGCGTTGGTGGGCGAAGAGCTTCATCTCGTCCAAGTGGGAGGGCGATTCGCGTCCGCTCATTGGGAGATGATTCGGCGGTGGAGGATCGCTCGATGCGTTCGGCAATTCTCCAATCTCCCGTGGGAGACTCTTGCGATGGTCTATCAATCGGCAGCGCTCTTGCTCTTCCCTTCGACGTACGAGGGCTTCGGCCTGCCAGTCCTTGAAGCGATGCGCCTCGGAGTGCCCGTCGTGGCGCTCGCCGCCGGTGCGGTACCGGAGGTGCTCGGAGACGCCGGCATACTAGTGCGCGACGACGACGCGGAGGCATTGGCCGAGGCGGCTGCGCGGGTGCTCGAAGATGCGCAGATGCGCGAGGAGCTGGTGAAAAAAGCTCGAGACCGAGCCCGTGCGTTCACTTGGGAGCAGACGGCGCGTCGGGTGCTCGATGCCTATCGCGCGCTCGCGGAATCATTGGAGACGTGA
- a CDS encoding glycosyltransferase has translation MEIIFLVNGEPEGAVAERAHQFASRLDLPCRRMVLYRGRQKVRAVFRFLWALFRWRPRVVYVMDMAASGVMAAIVYKTATRARVIIDTGDVISALARTLGRGWVGQRLTELLECLSVRVADLLVVRGHGHREWLARHGITRVEVIPDGVDTRVFRPLSVESLRRRLNMEGKLVVGVVGSLHWSPRMGFCYGWELIEALARARDVPLVGVIVGDGSGLPILKERARAAGVADRVHFIGRVPLEQLPAYINLMDVCLSTQTNDLVGETRTTGKLPLYLACGRFVVASRVGEAARLLPDEMLLPYEGRDQYVEALAERLRWLAHHPQVLELGQANVALARQHFEYAVLVPRLRSILERVLSEE, from the coding sequence GTGGAGATCATCTTTCTCGTGAATGGGGAGCCGGAGGGAGCTGTTGCTGAACGCGCGCATCAATTTGCCTCTCGGCTCGACTTGCCCTGTCGCCGAATGGTGCTCTATCGCGGTCGGCAGAAAGTGCGCGCCGTCTTTCGCTTCCTGTGGGCGCTCTTTCGGTGGCGCCCACGGGTCGTGTATGTCATGGACATGGCGGCCTCGGGGGTCATGGCCGCGATCGTGTATAAGACGGCGACTCGTGCGCGCGTGATCATTGACACGGGCGATGTCATCTCCGCCCTTGCGCGCACACTGGGACGTGGATGGGTGGGGCAGCGGCTGACGGAGCTTTTGGAATGTCTCTCGGTGCGCGTGGCCGATCTTCTCGTCGTGCGCGGTCATGGCCATCGAGAATGGCTTGCTCGACACGGCATCACGCGCGTTGAGGTGATCCCCGATGGCGTGGATACACGCGTGTTCCGCCCGCTGTCGGTCGAATCCTTGCGGCGACGCTTGAACATGGAAGGGAAGCTCGTCGTCGGCGTCGTCGGCTCATTGCATTGGAGTCCGCGCATGGGGTTCTGCTATGGATGGGAACTCATCGAAGCACTCGCGCGCGCGAGGGACGTACCACTTGTTGGCGTGATCGTGGGCGATGGATCGGGATTGCCCATATTGAAGGAACGGGCGCGCGCCGCCGGCGTCGCTGATCGCGTGCACTTCATAGGACGCGTGCCGCTCGAGCAGTTGCCGGCGTACATCAATCTCATGGACGTATGCCTCTCGACGCAGACGAACGATCTCGTCGGCGAGACCCGCACGACGGGGAAACTCCCGCTCTATCTCGCCTGTGGCCGATTCGTCGTGGCCAGTCGCGTGGGCGAGGCAGCGCGACTTCTCCCCGACGAGATGTTGCTCCCGTATGAGGGGCGTGACCAGTACGTGGAGGCGCTGGCCGAGCGCCTGCGATGGCTCGCTCACCATCCGCAAGTGCTGGAACTGGGGCAGGCCAATGTCGCGCTCGCGCGTCAGCATTTCGAGTATGCTGTGTTGGTCCCCCGCTTGCGCTCAATCCTCGAGCGAGTGCTCAGCGAAGAGTGA
- a CDS encoding glycosyltransferase family 4 protein translates to MRIALLVHDYDHRVGHGRYVIELAERFSREHEVHVFANRFASVPNARVRCHHVPALRATAMTTILTFPFGSWWHVRGAFDVVHGQGLCAFALDVATAHICQWAWLGALRERDGRLSARHWLFREVVGRWERALYHPSRTGWVIAVSEKVRLELEHHYARRERVVVIRPGVDLERFHPGRRRRARAQVRRALGYAERDFLLLYVGDLRKGAAEALRALALVPDAQLLLISRSPIHRYRALARRLGVGERARFLAYTDRIEDYYAASDALLFPTAYDAHGMVIWEAMASELPVITTRAAGAAEIITHLEDGVLVEDARNVRAIAHYVRWLREDAALREAMGCRARERVRAFSWDRAAHETLRVYEQARKGA, encoded by the coding sequence ATGAGGATCGCGCTGCTCGTTCATGACTACGATCATCGCGTGGGCCATGGCCGATACGTCATCGAGCTGGCCGAGCGCTTCAGTCGCGAGCACGAGGTGCACGTCTTCGCCAATCGTTTCGCGAGCGTGCCGAACGCGCGCGTTCGATGCCATCATGTCCCGGCGCTGCGAGCGACGGCGATGACGACGATCCTCACGTTCCCTTTCGGAAGCTGGTGGCACGTGCGCGGGGCATTCGACGTCGTTCATGGACAAGGGCTCTGCGCGTTCGCGCTCGATGTCGCGACGGCTCACATCTGTCAGTGGGCGTGGTTGGGGGCCCTTCGAGAGCGAGACGGACGGCTGAGCGCGCGGCATTGGCTCTTCCGCGAAGTAGTCGGTCGTTGGGAGCGCGCGCTCTATCACCCTTCGCGCACGGGATGGGTGATCGCCGTCTCCGAGAAGGTGCGCCTCGAGTTGGAGCACCATTATGCTCGGCGCGAGCGCGTCGTGGTGATTCGTCCCGGCGTTGACCTTGAGCGCTTCCATCCGGGGCGACGTCGTCGAGCGCGCGCGCAGGTGCGCCGAGCCTTGGGATACGCGGAGCGGGATTTCCTGCTTCTCTACGTAGGGGACTTGCGGAAGGGAGCCGCGGAGGCGTTGCGCGCGCTGGCTCTCGTGCCGGATGCGCAGCTTCTCCTGATCTCCCGCTCGCCCATCCATCGGTATCGAGCGTTGGCTCGGCGTCTTGGCGTCGGCGAACGCGCGCGGTTTCTCGCCTATACCGATCGCATCGAAGACTATTACGCTGCGAGCGATGCGCTCCTGTTCCCAACGGCCTACGATGCGCACGGAATGGTCATTTGGGAAGCCATGGCTTCCGAACTTCCGGTGATCACCACGCGAGCGGCCGGTGCAGCCGAGATCATCACGCACCTCGAGGATGGAGTCCTCGTCGAGGACGCGCGGAACGTTCGCGCTATTGCTCATTACGTGCGCTGGCTTCGAGAAGATGCCGCGCTACGTGAAGCGATGGGTTGTCGAGCGCGCGAGCGCGTCCGGGCGTTCTCGTGGGATCGCGCGGCGCATGAGACGCTCCGCGTGTACGAACAAGCGAGGAAAGGGGCGTGA
- a CDS encoding O-antigen ligase family protein — MWREWAILWRHEKLIHLSLVGAILIGFVLAPIKDRYPSPASYFLFDILFALALFFWATTRVRRGRGLLPATPVTKILLIFFALCAMYALFPGIPLPIGLAAFRGWCFFSLAYLLGYDITRSGRHVRAYLLIVILLSVLAGLYGIYQYVAGIESAIPDDELAAERHRFATYVTPTGEVEFRIFSTFVSAGAFGSMMAYASALALILSLDREITPSVRFFLRLGIVPMMTSLVLTGTRAALVMVLIGLVLLWWHRRSVRVYLVAMVLLSLGMRVGIDLTEGRAAERFASLADVGLILGRVSNPLHAGFQALLDAPWGHGLGRTGHGVPFFMGRWYPTFHPIFADGDFGRILVEMGVIGLVMLALLLGTALRSAWRALQRLKGTPDEEIALAIVCGAFMVGAGTLVGSPLLSIPHGMLWWFFLGAVLKLADLERRRQRAWWHAWSEVLVPIEAADHAVSRTPARHPWNARRR, encoded by the coding sequence ATGTGGCGCGAGTGGGCTATTCTGTGGCGGCACGAGAAGCTCATCCACCTCTCGCTCGTTGGAGCGATCCTCATCGGATTCGTCTTGGCGCCGATCAAGGATCGTTATCCTTCGCCCGCGAGCTACTTCCTCTTCGACATTCTCTTCGCGCTCGCGCTTTTCTTCTGGGCGACGACGCGCGTTCGCCGTGGGCGCGGACTCTTGCCGGCGACTCCCGTGACGAAGATCTTACTCATCTTCTTCGCGCTGTGCGCGATGTATGCGCTCTTTCCGGGAATTCCTCTCCCAATCGGGCTGGCGGCGTTCCGCGGCTGGTGTTTCTTCAGTCTCGCTTATCTGCTCGGCTATGACATCACGCGCTCGGGGCGGCACGTGCGCGCCTATCTGCTGATTGTGATCTTGCTATCTGTGCTCGCCGGCCTATATGGCATCTACCAGTATGTGGCCGGCATTGAGAGCGCGATTCCCGATGATGAACTCGCCGCCGAACGACATCGTTTCGCGACGTATGTCACGCCGACGGGCGAAGTGGAGTTTCGCATCTTCTCGACCTTCGTCTCGGCCGGAGCGTTCGGTTCGATGATGGCGTATGCTTCGGCGCTCGCTCTCATCCTCTCGTTGGATCGGGAGATCACTCCCTCTGTGCGCTTCTTCCTGCGATTAGGGATCGTGCCGATGATGACGAGCTTAGTCCTGACGGGGACGCGGGCGGCCCTGGTGATGGTCCTCATCGGCTTGGTCCTCCTGTGGTGGCATCGGCGATCGGTGCGCGTTTATTTGGTCGCGATGGTGCTCCTCTCGCTCGGGATGCGAGTGGGGATAGATTTGACCGAGGGGCGGGCTGCGGAGCGCTTCGCCAGTTTGGCCGACGTCGGTTTGATCCTGGGAAGGGTATCGAACCCTCTGCACGCGGGATTTCAGGCGCTGCTTGACGCGCCGTGGGGGCATGGGCTTGGGCGGACTGGTCATGGTGTGCCTTTCTTCATGGGGCGGTGGTATCCGACATTTCATCCCATCTTCGCCGATGGGGATTTCGGGCGTATTTTGGTCGAGATGGGCGTCATCGGACTGGTGATGCTCGCCCTGCTTTTGGGAACGGCGCTGCGAAGCGCCTGGCGCGCCCTGCAACGATTGAAGGGGACTCCCGATGAGGAGATCGCGCTCGCCATCGTGTGCGGTGCGTTCATGGTCGGTGCGGGGACACTCGTTGGATCCCCGTTGCTGAGTATCCCGCATGGGATGCTCTGGTGGTTCTTCCTCGGAGCTGTCCTGAAGCTCGCCGATCTCGAACGCCGACGGCAGCGAGCGTGGTGGCACGCCTGGAGCGAGGTCCTCGTTCCCATTGAGGCAGCCGACCATGCGGTTTCTCGAACGCCAGCACGACATCCTTGGAACGCGCGGAGGCGATGA
- a CDS encoding glycosyltransferase family 4 protein: MSPSVVFVLPIGEWGGAESVFFEIFRGLDRRCFTPRVVFLRDGPFVREVEEQGVFVHRQPITRLRDPLNYGGTIRALRERLQKWRARLVVSSHGYGHLYGGVAAWLARVPALWWQHGIASSRHLVDRIAVRVPARVVVTSSHFAADAHRRAFGAQRTPLRVIHPGVDVERFRSPDPQRLARLREELNLGRFRHLVSAVGRLEPGKGYDFFLRAAQLVSERMPDVGFLIVGEEMKGASSGYGTALRALTVTLGLGARVVFAGFRREIPEVLAASDLLVHAATRPESFGLILCEAMAAGRPVIATNLGGAREIVVSGETGWLVPPADPSALAEAICALLGDAERRRAMGRAAERRVRAYFEARRMVEQFEHLLGELLESG; encoded by the coding sequence ATGTCGCCGAGCGTCGTCTTCGTGTTGCCCATCGGTGAGTGGGGGGGAGCTGAGTCGGTGTTCTTCGAGATCTTCCGCGGACTCGATCGGCGATGTTTCACCCCTCGCGTCGTTTTCCTGAGAGATGGGCCGTTCGTGCGAGAGGTCGAAGAGCAAGGAGTCTTCGTGCATCGGCAACCGATCACCCGGTTGCGCGATCCTCTCAATTATGGAGGCACGATCCGCGCGCTTCGGGAACGGCTACAGAAATGGCGCGCGCGGCTTGTCGTCAGCTCGCACGGATATGGCCATCTCTATGGCGGTGTCGCGGCCTGGCTCGCACGCGTTCCCGCTCTCTGGTGGCAGCACGGGATCGCCTCATCGCGTCATCTCGTGGATCGCATCGCCGTGCGCGTTCCGGCTCGCGTCGTCGTGACGAGTTCGCATTTCGCCGCTGACGCGCATCGTCGAGCGTTCGGAGCGCAGCGAACGCCGTTGCGGGTGATCCATCCCGGGGTAGATGTTGAGCGGTTTCGGTCCCCCGATCCGCAGCGGCTCGCGCGACTGAGAGAAGAGCTGAACTTGGGACGATTTCGTCATCTGGTCAGCGCCGTTGGCCGATTGGAGCCGGGAAAAGGATACGACTTCTTCCTCCGCGCCGCGCAATTGGTCAGCGAGCGTATGCCGGATGTGGGATTCCTGATTGTGGGAGAGGAGATGAAAGGAGCGTCCTCCGGCTATGGCACGGCTTTGCGTGCCTTGACCGTGACTTTAGGCCTCGGTGCGCGGGTCGTGTTCGCCGGCTTCCGGCGTGAGATCCCGGAGGTGCTCGCAGCGAGCGATCTCCTCGTGCATGCGGCGACGCGACCGGAATCGTTCGGTCTCATCTTATGCGAAGCGATGGCCGCGGGGCGGCCGGTGATCGCCACGAACCTCGGCGGTGCGCGAGAGATCGTCGTCTCGGGAGAAACGGGGTGGCTCGTCCCACCCGCCGATCCGAGCGCACTGGCCGAGGCCATCTGCGCGCTCCTCGGAGATGCCGAGCGACGACGCGCCATGGGGCGAGCGGCCGAGCGCCGCGTGCGCGCATATTTCGAAGCGCGTCGGATGGTCGAGCAATTCGAGCATCTGCTTGGCGAATTGCTTGAGAGCGGCTGA
- a CDS encoding M50 family metallopeptidase, with protein sequence MARRVASDGVRVLMLASGATVALWFVPFAEVIVYPIRLFVTIVHEAAHALAALATGGSVVYMHIRPDGSGVTATRGGLAPLISSAGYVGAMLYGSALLAWCRRPRRAQIALWATALLMAVMTLAFIRPILSFGFLVGAAWSILLSFAAGIASLRIAQFLVGFLAVQSCLNALFDLKHLFLLSATEVPTDALAMQELTRIPALVWALLWSGLSIGILVVVLRRYGRAGR encoded by the coding sequence GTGGCGCGACGAGTGGCGAGCGATGGTGTGCGCGTGCTCATGCTGGCGTCGGGCGCGACCGTAGCCTTGTGGTTCGTGCCCTTTGCGGAAGTCATCGTGTATCCCATCCGACTCTTTGTGACGATCGTGCACGAGGCGGCGCACGCGCTGGCCGCTTTGGCGACCGGAGGCAGCGTGGTGTACATGCACATCCGTCCGGATGGCAGCGGAGTGACGGCCACGCGCGGAGGTCTAGCGCCGCTCATCTCCAGCGCCGGATATGTCGGGGCGATGCTCTATGGCAGCGCGCTCTTGGCGTGGTGCCGGCGACCCCGTCGCGCCCAGATCGCTCTTTGGGCGACGGCTCTTCTGATGGCGGTGATGACGCTCGCTTTCATTCGTCCAATCCTGAGCTTCGGATTCCTCGTCGGCGCGGCATGGAGCATACTGCTGAGCTTCGCTGCTGGGATCGCGTCGCTCCGTATCGCGCAATTCCTCGTCGGATTTCTGGCCGTGCAGAGTTGTTTGAACGCGCTCTTCGATCTGAAGCACCTTTTCCTCCTCTCGGCGACGGAAGTGCCGACCGACGCCCTCGCCATGCAAGAGTTGACTCGAATTCCGGCCCTCGTGTGGGCGCTGCTTTGGAGCGGCCTCTCGATCGGCATTCTCGTCGTCGTCCTCCGACGATATGGTCGGGCGGGGCGCTGA
- a CDS encoding DoxX family protein translates to MLAQGLSRYSEWSALFLRIAVGVIFIAHGRQKLFGGLTGFGQYLESLGVPLPNISALVVALVEFLGGIALLIGLFTRWAALLLAINMLMAILLVHLQHGLTGPGGFEFPLALLAATISLLLTGPQRLSVERGLFKREF, encoded by the coding sequence ATGCTGGCTCAAGGCCTCTCGCGATATAGCGAATGGTCGGCGCTTTTCCTCCGCATCGCTGTGGGAGTAATCTTCATCGCTCACGGCCGGCAGAAGCTCTTTGGTGGGCTCACGGGGTTCGGGCAATATTTGGAATCGCTCGGCGTCCCGCTTCCCAATATCTCCGCCCTCGTCGTCGCCCTCGTCGAATTCCTAGGAGGAATCGCTCTGCTCATTGGTCTCTTCACGCGCTGGGCAGCTCTTCTGCTCGCGATCAACATGCTCATGGCCATCTTGCTCGTCCATCTGCAGCACGGGTTGACGGGGCCAGGTGGTTTCGAGTTCCCATTGGCGCTCTTGGCCGCGACGATTTCACTACTGCTCACCGGTCCGCAGCGGCTCTCCGTCGAGCGCGGCCTGTTCAAACGCGAATTTTGA
- a CDS encoding enoyl-CoA hydratase-related protein produces MFEPTVLVERAGSVLKLTLNRPPLNILNIPMLQELNRALEQVNAGVRLVLLQSGIERAFSAGADVSDHVPERVEQMLAELHRAIVRLLELEALSIAVVRGHCLGGGMELAISCDFVLAGEGARFGQPEIQLGCFPPVAAVLLPQLIGPRRAAEVILTGRTFSARDAEAMGLITRAVPDEELATAVEALLDDLLRKSPIALTFAKRALRYGRSLDPRTALRAVERLYLDELMATEDAREGIRAFLEKREPVWTGR; encoded by the coding sequence ATGTTTGAACCGACGGTCCTCGTCGAACGCGCGGGCTCCGTACTGAAGCTCACTTTGAATCGGCCGCCGCTCAATATCCTCAATATCCCCATGCTGCAGGAACTCAATCGAGCGCTCGAACAGGTGAACGCGGGCGTCCGCCTCGTACTTCTGCAGAGCGGGATCGAGCGGGCGTTCTCCGCTGGCGCAGACGTGAGCGATCACGTGCCGGAGCGTGTCGAGCAGATGCTCGCGGAGCTGCATCGCGCGATCGTTCGACTCCTGGAGCTGGAGGCCCTTTCGATCGCCGTCGTTCGTGGGCATTGCCTGGGGGGAGGGATGGAACTCGCCATCAGTTGCGACTTCGTGCTCGCGGGCGAGGGCGCGCGCTTCGGGCAGCCGGAGATTCAACTCGGCTGTTTCCCGCCGGTCGCCGCCGTGCTGCTCCCGCAACTCATAGGGCCACGCCGCGCGGCGGAGGTGATCCTAACGGGCAGAACGTTTTCGGCGCGCGATGCGGAAGCGATGGGCTTGATCACGCGCGCTGTCCCAGATGAAGAGCTGGCGACGGCAGTCGAAGCACTCCTCGATGATCTCTTGCGGAAGAGTCCAATCGCGCTCACCTTCGCGAAACGAGCGCTCCGCTATGGACGATCGCTCGATCCGCGGACAGCGCTGCGCGCCGTTGAACGCCTGTATTTGGACGAGCTGATGGCGACCGAAGATGCGCGCGAAGGCATTCGCGCCTTTCTGGAGAAACGAGAGCCGGTGTGGACTGGACGATGA
- a CDS encoding carbon starvation protein A gives MNIGALMGLSLLALLGGYFLYGRFVARWAGIDPRRPTPAMSINDGVDFVPTRAPVLFGHHFASIAAAGPIVGPTLAVMYGFLPAWLWIIIGVIFIGAVHDFIALFVSVREGGRSVAEVARRTLGKEGFVFFAAFAILLCILVAAAFLQLTAVALTSLYPARELGLGSEQTLIKTTVKDGIVYAKIGGIASTSVVIITALAPVVGWLLYKRRVRTRWMSVLALLICALSVWVGLQAPITLSPTTWMLIICGYVFVAAWIPVWLVLQPRDFVNVHLLYIGLAAMVIGVIGGGWHGVTMNAPVVHLTSESTAALGWAWPFLFVTIACGACSGAHALIAGGTTCKQLASEKDAPIIGYGGMLLEALLGICVTLIILGALSFDEYKTLVWPMDESGRVKAGNAPLAFAVAVGKMLHVGLEIPAIYGTIFGILMLEGFLLTTVDTLVRLTRYLLEELWTAVFSAPPAFLRNRVINSLIALSGIASLTFTNAYQAIWPVFGSANQLLAALTLLTATAWLFKHARKVWFTALPAVFMIATTMTSLALLLPRHARTGNWTLAGTDALLLILAFGMLVVIWRYFRWRAPSARLEAPAPAYDP, from the coding sequence ATGAACATCGGCGCGTTGATGGGACTGTCGCTCTTGGCCTTGCTCGGAGGGTACTTCCTCTACGGGCGGTTCGTGGCGCGATGGGCAGGGATAGATCCGCGGCGTCCGACACCAGCGATGAGCATCAATGATGGCGTGGATTTCGTCCCCACGCGGGCGCCAGTTCTCTTCGGTCATCACTTTGCCTCCATCGCGGCGGCCGGACCGATCGTGGGACCGACGCTCGCTGTCATGTATGGGTTCCTCCCCGCTTGGCTCTGGATCATCATCGGGGTGATCTTCATCGGCGCCGTCCATGATTTCATCGCGCTTTTTGTGAGCGTGCGCGAAGGTGGGCGTTCGGTCGCCGAAGTCGCTCGACGAACTCTTGGAAAGGAGGGATTCGTTTTCTTCGCCGCCTTCGCTATCTTGCTCTGCATTCTCGTCGCGGCGGCGTTCCTGCAATTGACGGCGGTGGCGCTGACCTCTCTATATCCCGCGCGCGAACTGGGACTGGGATCCGAACAAACGCTCATCAAGACGACGGTGAAGGACGGCATCGTTTATGCGAAGATCGGCGGCATCGCTTCGACCTCTGTCGTCATTATCACGGCTCTCGCACCGGTGGTGGGATGGTTGCTCTACAAGCGGCGCGTGCGCACCCGCTGGATGAGCGTATTGGCGCTGCTGATCTGCGCCCTCTCGGTCTGGGTCGGACTTCAGGCTCCGATCACCCTTTCGCCGACGACGTGGATGCTCATCATCTGCGGCTATGTCTTCGTGGCCGCGTGGATCCCCGTCTGGCTCGTGTTGCAGCCCCGCGATTTCGTGAACGTGCATTTGCTGTACATCGGATTGGCGGCGATGGTCATCGGCGTGATCGGCGGCGGGTGGCACGGAGTGACGATGAACGCGCCGGTCGTGCATCTGACGAGCGAGAGCACGGCGGCTTTAGGCTGGGCGTGGCCTTTCCTCTTCGTGACCATCGCCTGCGGCGCGTGCTCGGGAGCACACGCCCTGATCGCTGGAGGAACGACCTGTAAGCAATTGGCTTCGGAAAAAGACGCGCCGATCATCGGCTATGGAGGGATGCTGTTAGAGGCCCTGCTAGGGATCTGCGTGACGCTCATCATCCTGGGAGCACTGAGTTTCGACGAATACAAGACGCTGGTATGGCCGATGGATGAATCCGGGCGCGTGAAAGCGGGAAATGCTCCGCTGGCCTTCGCCGTCGCCGTCGGGAAGATGCTCCACGTGGGATTGGAGATTCCGGCGATCTACGGGACGATCTTCGGGATCTTGATGCTCGAAGGCTTCCTGCTGACGACTGTGGATACGCTCGTCCGCTTGACGCGCTATCTCCTCGAAGAGCTCTGGACAGCCGTCTTCTCAGCTCCGCCGGCCTTTTTGCGCAACCGAGTGATAAACTCACTGATCGCGCTGAGCGGAATTGCCTCGTTGACGTTCACGAACGCCTATCAAGCGATTTGGCCCGTCTTCGGATCGGCGAATCAATTGCTCGCCGCGCTGACGCTCCTCACGGCGACCGCTTGGCTCTTCAAACATGCTCGGAAGGTCTGGTTCACCGCACTTCCGGCGGTCTTCATGATCGCGACGACGATGACCTCGCTCGCGTTGCTGTTGCCGCGACACGCCCGCACCGGGAACTGGACGCTCGCGGGAACGGACGCCCTGCTTCTCATCCTGGCATTCGGTATGCTCGTTGTCATCTGGCGATATTTCCGCTGGCGCGCGCCCTCGGCGCGTCTCGAAGCTCCAGCGCCGGCCTATGATCCATGA